Proteins encoded by one window of Kribbella italica:
- a CDS encoding methyltransferase domain-containing protein has translation MRYYHPEHESAYREVERRGHTQWNDLFDPTANWTYDHFQNRPFLEQALPHLALPGEALAAPAPRAFEYGCGTGPAACWLAAQGFEVDAIDLIPEAITIARRMAEDRGLRVTFAVADICDLPTEPHDTPVGRDVPAPPQPGAPSPRADLRPSALSPNAIGTERKYDLVLDSYCLQSIVTDEDRRAVFAAVRARLKPSGYYVISTAVRGPERTTEPGFHYDESTGIYYREIPPGSVCDQVVELGGRWYAPHRRHLSADALRNELTAEGFQVLTLEGSDAADVVCRPTGSHPLDGTPEKAETQ, from the coding sequence GTGCGCTACTACCACCCCGAGCACGAGTCCGCCTACCGAGAAGTCGAACGCCGCGGCCACACCCAGTGGAACGACCTCTTCGACCCCACCGCCAACTGGACCTACGACCACTTCCAAAACCGCCCCTTCCTCGAACAGGCCCTCCCACACCTCGCCCTGCCCGGCGAAGCTCTGGCGGCACCTGCTCCAAGAGCGTTCGAGTACGGCTGTGGCACCGGCCCGGCAGCCTGCTGGCTCGCCGCTCAGGGTTTCGAGGTGGACGCGATCGACCTCATCCCCGAAGCCATCACCATCGCCCGCCGGATGGCCGAAGACCGCGGACTGCGAGTCACCTTCGCCGTGGCCGACATCTGCGATCTACCGACCGAACCACACGACACCCCCGTGGGACGCGACGTTCCCGCACCCCCGCAGCCCGGCGCCCCCTCACCACGTGCGGATCTGCGGCCCAGCGCCCTCTCGCCGAACGCCATCGGCACCGAGCGCAAGTACGACCTCGTCCTCGACAGTTACTGCCTGCAGTCCATCGTCACCGACGAGGACCGCCGCGCCGTGTTCGCGGCCGTCCGTGCGCGACTGAAACCCAGCGGCTACTACGTCATCTCCACGGCCGTACGAGGTCCGGAACGCACCACCGAACCCGGATTCCACTACGACGAATCCACCGGCATCTACTACCGCGAGATCCCACCCGGCTCCGTCTGCGACCAAGTTGTCGAGCTAGGCGGCCGTTGGTACGCCCCACACCGAAGACACCTTTCAGCCGACGCACTGCGAAACGAACTCACCGCAGAAGGCTTCCAAGTACTGACCCTGGAAGGTTCGGACGCAGCCGACGTCGTCTGCCGCCCGACCGGCTCCCACCCCCTCGACGGCACCCCAGAGAAAGCAGAAACACAGTGA
- a CDS encoding LysE/ArgO family amino acid transporter — protein sequence MNLLAGFATTLSMIVAIGAQNAFVLRQGLRREFVLPVVLICAVSDALLITSGIAGLGALLTGNATALTITKYAGALFLFGYAAVAARRAFRPSTLTAADHAPAALRTVLLTCLGFTYLNPHVYLDTVVLLGSLANQRGTDGRWLYGIGAVTGSFFWFFSLGYFARKLGPVFSRARAWQFLDGAIAVVMTALGTWMLLP from the coding sequence GTGAACCTCCTGGCCGGCTTCGCCACGACCTTGTCCATGATCGTCGCCATCGGCGCGCAGAACGCCTTCGTCCTGCGCCAGGGGCTGCGGCGCGAGTTCGTCCTGCCGGTCGTCCTGATCTGCGCGGTGTCCGACGCACTGCTGATCACCAGTGGCATTGCCGGTCTCGGCGCCCTGCTCACCGGCAACGCCACGGCGTTGACCATCACCAAGTACGCCGGTGCGCTCTTCCTCTTCGGGTACGCCGCGGTCGCGGCCCGCCGCGCGTTCCGGCCGAGCACGCTGACCGCGGCCGACCATGCCCCGGCCGCACTGCGCACCGTGCTGCTGACCTGCCTCGGATTCACCTATCTCAACCCGCACGTCTACCTCGACACCGTCGTCCTGCTCGGCTCCCTGGCCAACCAGCGCGGCACGGACGGCCGCTGGCTCTACGGCATCGGCGCCGTCACCGGCAGCTTCTTCTGGTTCTTCTCCCTCGGCTACTTCGCCCGCAAGCTCGGCCCGGTCTTCTCCCGCGCCCGCGCCTGGCAGTTCCTCGACGGCGCCATCGCCGTGGTGATGACCGCGCTCGGCACCTGGATGCTGCTCCCCTGA
- a CDS encoding TetR/AcrR family transcriptional regulator, with amino-acid sequence MGNREALIDGAKTCLREKGYTRTTARDIATAAGVSLAAIGYHFGSKDALLNEAMRQALGEWGDELSRTMSAGPNADRQRPADPQLTPAASGSQTGQPAASGGQPAQLAADGGQPAQLAADGGQTAQLAADGGQTAQPAAYGSQTAQPAGAAEERFTAIWALVGDSLSNPESRALWTTQFEILSQGSQLPDLLQAVSAMQVEAREGLATLFGATDADSDEATVQQTGSFLQALLLGVVALTMFDPERAPRGEDLSASIQLMAAKLAR; translated from the coding sequence ATGGGCAATCGCGAGGCTTTGATCGACGGCGCCAAGACCTGCCTGCGGGAGAAGGGCTACACCCGGACGACCGCGCGCGACATCGCCACCGCGGCCGGGGTCAGCCTGGCCGCGATCGGCTACCACTTCGGCTCGAAGGACGCGCTGCTGAACGAGGCGATGCGCCAGGCGCTCGGCGAGTGGGGCGACGAGCTGAGCCGCACGATGAGCGCCGGTCCGAACGCGGATCGCCAGCGGCCCGCCGACCCGCAGCTCACGCCCGCCGCCTCCGGCAGCCAGACCGGCCAGCCTGCTGCCTCGGGCGGCCAGCCCGCCCAGCTCGCCGCGGACGGCGGCCAGCCCGCCCAGCTCGCCGCGGACGGCGGCCAGACCGCCCAGCTCGCCGCGGACGGCGGCCAGACCGCCCAGCCCGCCGCCTACGGCAGCCAGACCGCCCAGCCCGCTGGTGCGGCGGAGGAGCGATTTACCGCCATCTGGGCGCTGGTCGGTGACAGCTTGTCCAACCCGGAGAGCCGGGCCCTGTGGACAACGCAGTTCGAGATCCTCAGCCAGGGCTCACAGCTGCCCGACCTGCTGCAGGCGGTCTCCGCGATGCAGGTCGAGGCGCGAGAGGGTCTGGCCACGCTGTTCGGTGCCACCGACGCCGATTCCGACGAGGCGACCGTGCAGCAGACCGGCTCGTTCCTGCAGGCGCTGCTGCTCGGGGTGGTCGCGCTGACGATGTTCGACCCTGAGCGGGCGCCGCGCGGCGAGGACCTGTCAGCGTCCATCCAGCTGATGGCCGCGAAGCTCGCCCGCTAG
- a CDS encoding EamA family transporter, whose amino-acid sequence MTDRRQAVLAAGAAAITVVLWASAFVAIRHVGHEFSAGALSLGRLVVGSVILGALVFTRPRRWPDKRDWKLLLICGLLWFGVYNVALNEAEQRLDAGTAAMLVNIGPLLIAVLAGLLLSEGFPRRLVVGSAVAFAGVLLIGTSSSSGQAETWGVVLCVAAAIAYAIGVVAQKPLLARLPALEVTWIACTIGAISCLPFAPTLVSETADARPSTIWWVVFLGAFPTALAFTTWAYALARTSAGRMGATTYLVPPLTIFLGWLLLDESPAALAYAGGALCLLGVAISRLKGGQRKVDSMPLTSTVNADSKPLSKS is encoded by the coding sequence GTGACAGACCGGCGACAGGCAGTCCTCGCGGCCGGCGCAGCAGCCATCACCGTCGTGCTCTGGGCCTCGGCCTTCGTCGCGATCCGCCACGTCGGCCACGAGTTCTCGGCCGGCGCACTCTCGCTCGGTCGCCTCGTCGTCGGCAGCGTCATCCTCGGCGCTCTCGTCTTCACCCGCCCGCGCCGCTGGCCGGACAAACGTGACTGGAAACTCCTCCTGATCTGCGGCCTGCTGTGGTTCGGCGTCTACAACGTCGCGCTCAACGAAGCCGAGCAACGCCTCGACGCCGGTACGGCGGCCATGCTGGTCAACATCGGCCCGCTGCTGATCGCCGTACTCGCGGGCCTGCTCCTCAGTGAGGGCTTCCCGCGCCGTCTGGTCGTCGGCAGCGCGGTCGCCTTCGCCGGCGTACTGCTGATCGGCACGTCGTCGTCCAGCGGTCAGGCCGAGACCTGGGGAGTCGTCCTCTGCGTCGCGGCCGCCATCGCGTACGCCATCGGCGTCGTCGCCCAGAAGCCCTTGCTGGCCAGGCTTCCCGCGCTCGAGGTCACCTGGATCGCCTGCACGATCGGCGCGATCAGCTGCCTGCCGTTCGCGCCGACCCTCGTCAGCGAGACCGCCGACGCGCGACCCTCGACGATCTGGTGGGTCGTGTTCCTCGGCGCGTTCCCGACCGCGCTCGCCTTCACCACCTGGGCCTACGCCCTCGCCCGGACGAGCGCGGGCCGGATGGGCGCGACGACGTACCTCGTCCCGCCGCTCACGATCTTCCTCGGCTGGCTCCTGCTCGACGAGTCACCCGCGGCACTCGCGTACGCCGGTGGCGCACTCTGCCTGCTCGGTGTCGCGATCTCCCGCCTGAAGGGCGGTCAGCGCAAGGTCGACTCGATGCCGCTGACCAGCACCGTCAACGCCGACTCGAAGCCGCTGTCGAAGTCGTAG
- a CDS encoding LysR family transcriptional regulator ArgP, with the protein MQLDSSQLDTFAAVIDEGSFDLAARRLRITPSAVSQRIKALESRVGQVLIQRGKPARTTAAGDALLRLARQVSLLEVEAIAAVKGAVEGLRLPIAVNADSLNGWFLPALLAVPQDLVTAFDLRQEDQDHSAELLRAGSVLAAVTADPRPVQGCRVMPLGRMRYLSIATPSYAERWLTGRPLAEALGDAPLLVFNTKDMLQHRLMRKVTRRRLDPPVHSIPAPGPFVRAIRLGLGWGMIEEEVVEADLDADTLVEVAKGKYVDVPLYWQYWKLDSPVLDALTEAVLQAAADGLRTA; encoded by the coding sequence ATGCAACTCGACTCGTCCCAGCTCGACACCTTCGCGGCGGTGATCGACGAAGGCAGCTTCGACCTGGCGGCCCGGCGGTTGCGGATCACGCCGTCGGCGGTCAGCCAGCGGATCAAGGCGCTGGAGAGCCGCGTCGGGCAGGTCCTGATCCAGCGCGGCAAACCAGCCCGTACGACGGCCGCCGGCGACGCGCTGCTCCGACTCGCCCGGCAGGTCTCGCTGCTCGAGGTCGAGGCGATCGCGGCGGTGAAGGGCGCGGTCGAAGGGCTGCGCCTACCGATCGCGGTCAACGCGGACTCGCTGAACGGCTGGTTCCTGCCCGCGCTGCTCGCCGTACCGCAGGATCTGGTGACGGCGTTCGACCTGCGCCAGGAGGACCAGGACCACTCGGCCGAGCTGCTCCGCGCCGGCTCGGTGCTCGCGGCCGTGACCGCCGACCCGCGCCCGGTGCAGGGCTGCCGGGTGATGCCGCTCGGCCGGATGCGGTACCTGTCGATCGCCACACCGTCGTACGCCGAACGCTGGCTCACCGGCCGCCCACTGGCCGAGGCGCTCGGCGACGCGCCGCTGCTGGTGTTCAACACCAAGGACATGTTGCAGCACCGGCTGATGCGCAAGGTGACCCGGCGCCGGCTCGACCCGCCGGTGCACTCGATCCCCGCGCCCGGCCCGTTCGTCCGCGCGATCCGGCTCGGGCTGGGCTGGGGGATGATCGAGGAAGAGGTGGTCGAGGCCGACCTCGATGCCGACACGCTGGTAGAAGTTGCCAAGGGCAAGTATGTCGACGTGCCGCTGTACTGGCAGTACTGGAAGCTCGACTCGCCGGTCCTGGACGCGCTCACCGAGGCGGTACTGCAGGCAGCGGCCGACGGGCTTCGTACTGCTTGA
- a CDS encoding FAD-dependent monooxygenase — translation MTTFLISGASVAGPALAYWLQRFSHTATVIEKAPAPRPGGYAVDFRGASLDVLDRMGLRAAVEARATRMGGMDYVNESGKVVARTSETAFSGELEVLRGDLVEILYDATRDGVEYVFSDSITRLSEDADGVLVEFERGAPRRFDLVIGADGLHSTVRRLAFGPEQDFRHDLGYAVSVATVPNHLDLDHTGRLLSLPGKTVGAYSARGNTEAKALFYFATDTSKASKSPAVDRRDTAAQRQLVEDTFTGIGWEVPRLLSELRVADDFYFDSISQIKLDSYSRGRIALVGDAGYCASPLSGMGTSLGIVGAYVLAGELQAALTDAKDRRADDVAHRPGSTPAAAHLRAFAAYDAVMRPFVAACQKQAVDGARWFIPGSRAFLALRNLTFRLMPYLPWRKLIDELPLKVGNAVELKQYEARRPLPAVPPR, via the coding sequence ATGACCACCTTCCTGATCTCAGGGGCCAGCGTCGCCGGCCCGGCCCTCGCGTACTGGTTACAGCGGTTCAGCCACACCGCGACCGTGATCGAAAAGGCGCCCGCGCCCCGTCCGGGCGGCTACGCCGTGGACTTCCGCGGCGCGTCCCTCGACGTCCTCGACCGGATGGGCCTGCGGGCCGCGGTCGAGGCGCGTGCCACCCGGATGGGCGGCATGGACTACGTGAACGAGTCCGGCAAAGTCGTCGCGCGGACGTCGGAGACCGCGTTCAGCGGCGAGCTCGAAGTGCTCCGGGGCGATCTGGTCGAGATCCTGTACGACGCCACCCGCGACGGCGTCGAGTACGTGTTCAGCGACTCGATCACCCGCCTGAGCGAGGACGCGGACGGCGTACTGGTCGAGTTCGAGCGCGGCGCGCCGCGCCGGTTCGACCTCGTCATCGGCGCCGACGGACTGCACTCCACCGTACGGCGCCTGGCGTTCGGGCCCGAGCAGGACTTCCGGCACGACCTCGGGTACGCCGTCTCGGTCGCGACCGTGCCGAACCATCTCGACCTCGACCACACCGGCCGCCTGCTCAGCCTGCCCGGCAAGACGGTCGGTGCGTACTCCGCGCGCGGGAACACCGAGGCGAAGGCACTCTTCTACTTCGCCACTGACACCAGCAAAGCGAGCAAGAGCCCGGCGGTCGATCGGCGCGACACTGCCGCCCAGCGGCAGTTGGTCGAGGACACGTTTACGGGCATCGGCTGGGAGGTCCCGCGTCTGCTCAGCGAGCTGCGGGTCGCCGACGACTTCTATTTCGACTCGATCAGCCAGATCAAGCTCGACAGCTACTCCCGCGGCCGGATCGCGCTGGTCGGCGACGCCGGCTACTGCGCCTCACCGCTGTCCGGGATGGGCACCAGCCTCGGCATCGTCGGCGCGTACGTGCTCGCGGGCGAACTGCAGGCAGCCCTCACCGACGCGAAGGATCGGCGCGCCGACGATGTAGCGCACAGACCCGGCAGCACTCCAGCGGCGGCCCACCTCAGGGCGTTCGCGGCGTACGACGCGGTGATGCGACCGTTCGTCGCGGCCTGCCAGAAGCAGGCGGTCGACGGCGCACGCTGGTTCATCCCCGGCAGCCGGGCATTCCTTGCCCTGCGCAACCTCACGTTCCGGCTGATGCCGTACCTGCCGTGGCGCAAGCTGATCGACGAACTCCCCTTGAAGGTCGGCAACGCGGTCGAGCTCAAGCAGTACGAAGCCCGTCGGCCGCTGCCTGCAGTACCGCCTCGGTGA
- a CDS encoding SDR family oxidoreductase, which translates to MSSKPLDGKVALVAGGTRAAGRGTAIALGEAGATVYVTGRTTRAQQSEMQRPETIEETAEQVDRAGGRGIAVQVDHLEQDQVRDLVARIEREQGALHVLVNDIFGLTTMEWDKTVWESSLDVGLRTFRLAVETHAITSHFALPLLIKQPGGLVIEMTDGTDEYNATNYRVSFFYDLAKAAVNRMAFSLAHELEPHGGTALSLTPGWLRSEAMLDGFGVTEENWRDATEKIPHFAISESPLYVGRAVAALAADPEVARWNQQSLSSGQLAQVYGFTDVDGSQPDAWRYIVEVQDAGKPADTTGYR; encoded by the coding sequence ATGTCGAGCAAGCCTCTGGACGGCAAGGTGGCACTGGTCGCGGGCGGGACCCGGGCGGCCGGCCGCGGGACGGCGATCGCCCTGGGCGAAGCCGGTGCGACGGTCTACGTGACCGGCCGGACCACGCGCGCCCAGCAGTCGGAGATGCAGCGGCCGGAGACGATCGAGGAGACCGCCGAGCAGGTCGACCGGGCCGGCGGCCGCGGGATCGCGGTCCAGGTCGACCACCTCGAGCAGGACCAGGTCCGCGACCTGGTCGCTCGGATCGAGCGTGAGCAGGGCGCGCTGCACGTGCTGGTCAACGACATCTTCGGCCTGACCACGATGGAGTGGGACAAGACCGTCTGGGAGTCGTCGCTCGACGTCGGGCTGCGGACCTTCCGGCTCGCGGTCGAGACGCACGCGATCACCAGCCACTTCGCGCTGCCGCTGCTGATCAAGCAGCCGGGCGGCTTGGTGATCGAGATGACGGACGGCACCGACGAGTACAACGCGACCAACTACCGCGTCTCGTTCTTCTACGACCTGGCCAAGGCCGCGGTGAACCGGATGGCCTTCTCGCTGGCGCACGAGCTCGAGCCGCACGGCGGCACCGCGCTGTCGCTGACGCCGGGCTGGCTCCGGTCCGAGGCGATGCTCGACGGCTTCGGCGTCACCGAGGAGAACTGGCGCGACGCGACCGAGAAGATCCCGCACTTCGCCATCTCCGAGAGCCCTCTGTACGTCGGCCGAGCGGTCGCCGCGCTCGCGGCCGACCCCGAGGTCGCCCGGTGGAACCAGCAGTCCCTCTCGAGCGGTCAGCTCGCGCAGGTCTACGGCTTCACCGACGTCGACGGCAGCCAGCCGGACGCCTGGCGCTACATCGTCGAGGTGCAGGACGCAGGCAAGCCCGCCGACACGACCGGCTACCGCTGA
- a CDS encoding MBL fold metallo-hydrolase: MDVTVLCDAVAVFPEPIGDALPGWSAEQQSWAESEAPGNVAADGGWLLHFHSYLVTTDRHAVLVDTGVGPAGGEAAEWLGTAGRLPQLLESAGVGTDEIDTVILTHVHLDHAGWNVDGDRPRFGKATYVVQQAELDHARGSTTYRNLIEPLGSQVRAVDGQVSVAGLTLLPTPGHTPGHQSVLTDRALIAGDVLVHPAQAKWPGLVYVYEREPAVATTSRREVLRLAAELGVPITAAHVSCDQR, encoded by the coding sequence GTGGACGTGACTGTGTTGTGTGACGCCGTGGCGGTGTTCCCGGAGCCGATCGGCGATGCGCTGCCGGGGTGGTCGGCTGAGCAGCAGAGCTGGGCCGAGTCGGAGGCGCCGGGGAACGTCGCAGCCGATGGGGGCTGGCTGCTGCACTTCCACTCGTACCTGGTGACCACCGACCGGCACGCTGTGCTGGTGGATACCGGGGTCGGGCCGGCTGGCGGGGAGGCGGCTGAGTGGCTTGGTACGGCGGGGCGGTTGCCTCAGTTGCTGGAGTCCGCTGGGGTCGGGACCGATGAGATCGACACGGTGATCCTGACGCATGTCCATCTGGACCATGCGGGGTGGAACGTGGACGGCGATCGGCCGCGGTTCGGCAAGGCGACGTACGTGGTGCAGCAGGCTGAGCTGGACCACGCGCGGGGCAGTACGACGTACCGGAATCTCATTGAGCCGCTGGGGTCGCAGGTGCGGGCTGTGGACGGGCAGGTGTCTGTTGCTGGGCTGACCCTGCTGCCGACGCCAGGGCACACGCCGGGCCACCAGTCGGTGCTGACTGATCGGGCACTGATCGCTGGGGACGTGCTGGTGCACCCAGCTCAGGCCAAGTGGCCTGGGCTGGTCTACGTCTACGAGCGGGAGCCTGCTGTCGCTACGACGTCCCGCCGGGAGGTACTGCGGCTTGCGGCCGAGCTAGGCGTGCCGATAACCGCCGCACACGTCAGCTGCGATCAGCGGTAG
- a CDS encoding VOC family protein, whose product MAIRVQCVNYDAIDPAAQARFWAEVLGWRITFEHEKEYVLEPPAGSPEDGIVPDILFLRVAADEPKALKNRVHMDLRPEDQSAEVARIESLGGKQVDIGQDATASWVVMTDPEGNEFCVLRAFTPEELASF is encoded by the coding sequence ATGGCAATCCGGGTGCAGTGTGTGAACTACGACGCGATCGACCCCGCCGCGCAGGCACGTTTCTGGGCCGAGGTCCTCGGCTGGCGCATCACCTTCGAACACGAGAAGGAGTACGTCCTCGAGCCCCCGGCCGGCAGCCCCGAGGACGGCATCGTCCCCGACATCCTCTTCCTCCGCGTCGCCGCCGACGAGCCGAAGGCCCTGAAGAACCGCGTCCACATGGACCTCCGCCCCGAGGACCAGTCCGCCGAAGTAGCCCGCATCGAGTCCCTCGGCGGCAAGCAGGTAGACATCGGCCAGGACGCCACCGCCTCCTGGGTAGTCATGACCGACCCCGAAGGCAACGAGTTCTGCGTCCTCAGAGCCTTCACCCCCGAGGAACTAGCCTCCTTCTGA
- a CDS encoding GNAT family N-acetyltransferase, which yields MKIRDARADDWPAILPFFREIVDAGETYAYDPALTDDQARDLWMSPSSAPNSRTTVAIDADGTVLGSANMYPNRPGRGAHVSSASFMVASTARGKGVGRALCQDVITWSTTEGFRAIQFNAVVETNTPAVHLWQSLGFTIIGTVPEAFHHPTHSYVGLHVMHRPLP from the coding sequence GTGAAGATCAGAGACGCCCGAGCGGACGACTGGCCGGCCATCCTGCCGTTCTTCCGGGAGATCGTCGACGCGGGGGAAACCTACGCCTACGACCCGGCCCTGACCGACGACCAGGCACGCGACCTCTGGATGTCACCGTCCAGCGCACCCAACAGCCGTACCACGGTAGCGATCGATGCCGACGGCACCGTTCTCGGCAGCGCCAACATGTACCCCAACCGCCCCGGCCGCGGTGCCCACGTCTCCAGCGCCAGTTTCATGGTCGCCTCCACCGCCCGAGGCAAAGGCGTAGGCCGAGCCCTCTGCCAGGACGTGATCACCTGGTCCACCACCGAAGGCTTCCGAGCCATCCAGTTCAACGCCGTCGTCGAAACCAACACCCCAGCAGTCCACCTCTGGCAGTCCCTCGGCTTCACCATCATCGGCACCGTCCCCGAAGCCTTCCACCACCCCACCCACTCCTACGTGGGTCTCCACGTCATGCACCGCCCGCTCCCCTAA
- a CDS encoding SCO6745 family protein: MTESRARRLWRVLEPVHAVTYFAPETRRATDGLGLRGGWMSYFACRAAPLGAVGPEVVAAAFYNFHPGMVARAIPDAWGYASPEQLVGVRLEAVDQAVRRLLPDAVSSTTVRRAAELAREAAEVAPTAGRLLAAANAALDWADEPHLVLWQATTILRESRGDGHVAALIAAGISPCQANLTLTASGGPSKEVYRQSRRWSDDEWAEAERDLRERGLLGDDGVLTERGYAVRREVEETTDRLAEQGWRALGDEKADELERVVRPMSTMVMSSGLIPPDNPMALRWPEAELDRPAG, from the coding sequence ATGACGGAGAGTCGGGCGCGGCGGTTGTGGCGGGTGTTGGAGCCGGTTCATGCGGTGACGTATTTTGCGCCGGAGACTCGGCGGGCTACGGATGGGCTGGGGTTGCGGGGTGGGTGGATGAGTTACTTCGCCTGCCGGGCGGCTCCGTTGGGGGCGGTGGGGCCGGAGGTGGTGGCGGCTGCGTTCTACAACTTTCATCCGGGGATGGTGGCGCGGGCGATTCCGGATGCTTGGGGGTATGCGTCGCCGGAGCAGTTGGTCGGCGTACGGCTGGAGGCTGTGGACCAGGCCGTACGGCGGTTGCTGCCTGATGCAGTGAGCAGTACGACGGTGCGGCGGGCGGCTGAGTTGGCTCGGGAGGCGGCGGAGGTGGCGCCGACTGCTGGGCGGCTGTTGGCGGCGGCTAATGCTGCGCTGGATTGGGCGGACGAGCCGCATCTCGTGCTGTGGCAGGCGACGACGATTCTGCGGGAGTCGCGAGGGGACGGGCATGTCGCGGCGTTGATCGCGGCGGGGATCAGTCCGTGTCAGGCGAATCTGACGTTGACGGCGTCGGGTGGGCCGTCGAAGGAGGTGTACCGGCAGAGCCGGCGGTGGAGTGACGACGAGTGGGCCGAGGCGGAGCGGGATCTGCGGGAGCGCGGGCTGCTGGGTGATGACGGCGTGCTGACCGAACGCGGGTACGCCGTACGGCGTGAGGTCGAGGAGACCACCGACCGCCTGGCCGAGCAGGGGTGGCGGGCGTTGGGGGACGAGAAGGCGGATGAGCTCGAGCGGGTGGTTCGGCCGATGAGCACGATGGTGATGTCGTCGGGGCTGATCCCGCCGGACAACCCGATGGCGCTGCGGTGGCCGGAGGCCGAGCTCGACCGGCCGGCCGGCTGA
- a CDS encoding TetR/AcrR family transcriptional regulator C-terminal domain-containing protein, whose protein sequence is MNTAGKPGRPRAGAERLSRDAILAAALKLVDDEGVEAMTMRRLAGTLGVNPMSIYHHLPNKAAVFAGLAEVVFAGLDAVQPRAGLSWQEELKDAARAYRAALQAHPNLALQVLSDPSAVSDVVVVTVEPFYRALDRGGLTPRAIFESVNTLVDFVHGFLLGELSVRAATFELAPDLVDRVEKLPEGKAPTLSRVVLALGRDGLHYDFDSGFESALTVLVSGIESTLR, encoded by the coding sequence ATGAATACTGCTGGCAAGCCCGGCCGGCCGCGCGCCGGGGCGGAGCGGCTGAGCCGGGACGCGATCCTCGCGGCGGCACTGAAGCTCGTCGACGACGAGGGTGTCGAGGCGATGACGATGCGCCGGCTGGCCGGGACGCTCGGGGTGAACCCGATGTCGATCTACCACCACCTGCCGAACAAGGCCGCGGTGTTCGCCGGGCTGGCGGAGGTGGTGTTCGCGGGGCTGGACGCCGTCCAGCCTCGGGCCGGGCTGTCGTGGCAGGAGGAGTTGAAGGATGCGGCGCGGGCCTATCGGGCCGCGTTGCAGGCGCATCCGAATCTGGCGCTGCAGGTGTTGTCGGACCCGTCAGCCGTGTCGGACGTCGTGGTGGTGACGGTCGAGCCGTTCTACCGCGCGCTCGATCGTGGTGGGCTGACGCCGCGGGCGATCTTCGAGTCGGTGAACACGCTCGTCGACTTCGTGCACGGCTTCCTGCTCGGCGAGCTGTCGGTCCGCGCGGCGACCTTCGAGCTCGCGCCCGATCTGGTCGACCGGGTCGAGAAACTGCCCGAGGGCAAGGCGCCGACGTTGAGCCGGGTGGTGCTTGCCCTCGGGCGGGACGGTCTGCACTACGACTTCGACAGCGGCTTCGAGTCGGCGTTGACGGTGCTGGTCAGCGGCATCGAGTCGACCTTGCGCTGA